CGCCCACCCACGAGACCATCCAGACGCTGGGCGTGATGTACCCGAACAGCGGCCCGCGCTGAGAGGCGACGGCCGGCGTTGGCCCGAAGGCGACCCGTCTGCTACACGCGTCGGGTGCGCTCTCCTAATGCGAACGACCGTCGACGCTCGCAGGCCGGAGCCGCCCAAGTGCGGCCGCTCGGCGCGGCCCTCGTCGTCGGGCTGCTGGGCCTCCCGAGCTTCCTCGTCCCCGAGGTCGCCCAGGGAGGGCGAGGCGCGTGCCCCTCGGGCATGGCGCACGTCCCGGGCGTCAGCGGCCAGCTTGGGTTCTGCATCGACAAATGGGAGGCCTCGCTGGTCGAGGTCGACCCGCGTGGCCGGCGCACGCCGCACTCTCCCTACGAGCTCGTGAAAAAGGGCGCGCGCGTGGCCGCGGTGTCCAGGCCAGGGATCGTGCCGCAAGCCCACATCAGCCGCAACGAGGCCGAGGCGGCCTGCGCGGCCGCAGGCAAGCGCCTCTGCGCCGAAGACGAGTGGACCCGGGCCTGCGAGGGGCGTCACCCCACGCGGTTCCCCTATGGCAACGATCGCCACGACGGCTACTGCAACGACCACGGCCGGGCGCCGCTCTCGGTCGTGTTCCCGAGTGACGGCGCGGCCGTGTACGCCTCCAGCGACAAGATGAACGATCCGCGGCTGAACCAGGTGCCGGGCTCGATCTCGAAGACCGGCGCGCACCCGCGGTGCAAGAACGCGTACGGAGTGTTCGACATGGTAGGCAACCTGCACGAGTGGGTCGCCGATCCAAGCGGCACGTTCCGCGGCGGCTACTACCTGGACACCCACAAGAACGGCGACGGCTGCCGCTATCGGACGAGCGCCCACGACGCCACGTACCGCGACTACTCCACGGGCTTTCGCTGCTGCGCCGACGGGCGCTGAGCGACCGAGCGGCGCCCCAACACGATGAGCTCGACGTGAGACCGAAGGCCCGCCACGGAAGGCTCACGGTCCTCGCTTGCCTCTGGGCCGCGGCGTGCGGTCGCGCGCCCGGCGGGGTGGGCCCCGCGCCCGCCAGAGCGAACGACGTGAGCGAGGTCGGCGAGGTCGGCGCGGTCAACGAGGCCGGGGTAACCGACGCTCCGCCTCTCGTGGCTGCGAGCGCACCGCGACGCGAGGAGCGCCGCGCGCCCGACGCGGCGCAGCCCGCGCTCGCCTTCAGCGGGGGCGACGGCGGGCGGCGCACGCGGGTCTACCGGCTCGCGGCGATCGGCGACTCGCTCACCGACGCGCACTCCAAAGGGGGCGCGTTCCTCGAGCTGCTCCACGAGCGCTGCCCGCGGAGCACGTTCGACAACCTCGGGGTCGGCGGCCAGATGGTCAATCAAATGGCCGCGCGCTTCAGCCGCCAGGTGCTCGGCCAGGCGGGAGCGTCCAACTCCAACGCGCCCTCGTACTCCGACGTGC
The window above is part of the Myxococcales bacterium genome. Proteins encoded here:
- a CDS encoding SUMF1/EgtB/PvdO family nonheme iron enzyme, with product MRSPNANDRRRSQAGAAQVRPLGAALVVGLLGLPSFLVPEVAQGGRGACPSGMAHVPGVSGQLGFCIDKWEASLVEVDPRGRRTPHSPYELVKKGARVAAVSRPGIVPQAHISRNEAEAACAAAGKRLCAEDEWTRACEGRHPTRFPYGNDRHDGYCNDHGRAPLSVVFPSDGAAVYASSDKMNDPRLNQVPGSISKTGAHPRCKNAYGVFDMVGNLHEWVADPSGTFRGGYYLDTHKNGDGCRYRTSAHDATYRDYSTGFRCCADGR